In Vibrio alginolyticus NBRC 15630 = ATCC 17749, the sequence GCTGGTATTTAAAGTCGCTACGCACAAAGCGGTTTAGGCTCCCCTCAACTTGTCCCAGAATTTGCGCGGCTAGGATGCGCTCTTCGACAGGGAAAGACTTCCCTTCACGAATCTTACGTTCACGCAGGATTTGGCGCAATTGTGTTTCTATACGCTCAAAGAGTTGATTGATGCGTTCACGTAGACGTTCATTTTCAAACATTAGAGCATGACCCGACAAAATGCGTGTCAGACCTGGGTTACGTTCAGAGAACGCCAAAATAAGGTGCATCACCATACGAATACGCTCTAGTGTATCTTTTTCGTCGTCTAGAATACGGTTGATACGTGTCATCAAGGCTTCTTCAATGAACTCAATCAACCCTTCGAACATGCGCGCTTTACTTGGGAAATGACGATACAGCGCGGCTTCTGAAACGCCGACTTGCTTGGCCAGTTTTGCCGTAGTAATGCGTGAAGCGCCATCTGTTGATTCAAGCATTTCTGCCAATGCTTGTAAGATCTCTTCACGACGGTTGGATTTTTTACTGCCGGCCATTAGTTACTTCCTTTCAAAATAAAAGTTGAGCGGAGGGGATTATAAGACGCTATTTCGCCTCAAACTAGACCACTAAGGGTGGAATGGGAGATTTAACACCCTTAGTTGTCATTTTTGTACCAAATTTATGCCAGCTTTTGTAAAAAATTGGCAGGGTTTTCAAACGTTAGTTACATCAATTGATGCATTTTTTCGAGAATTTTAAAGCTCAATGCTTCTTTTGATTCTAAAGCGAGCGCAAGTTCACCTTCAGGCCAGTAAAGGGTAATTGCGTTGTCGTTGCTGTTAAATCCTTGCCCTGCAACCGAAACGTCGTTTGCACAGATCATATCGAGGTTTTTCTTTGTTAACTTGCCTCGAGCATAGGTCTCTACATCATTGGTTTCAGCCGCAAAACCGACGGTAAACGGACGCTTCTCCGTCATTGCTGCCACAGATGCAACAATATCAGGATTTTTAACCATATTAATGACCATTTCGTCGTTGTCTTCTGTCTTTTTCAACTTTTGAGACGCGATCGTTTGTGGGCGGTAGTCGGCAACGGCAGCGCAGCTAATAAAGGCATCATGCTGGTTTGCATGTGTCATAACGGCTTCGTGCATCTCTTGTGCACTGGAAACATTTATGCGCTCAACACCTACGGGCGTATTTAAACTGACAGGACCGCTCACGAGGGTGACTTTTGCTCCCATCTGCGCTGCGGCGCTCGCCAATGCATAGCCCATTTTCCCGGAGCTATGGTTTGTAATGTAACGCACTGGATCAATCGCTTCGCGAGTTGGTCCGGCGGTAATGAGTATCGACTTACCTTCTAGCAATTTTGGTTGAAAGAACTGTTCACATAGATGTACTAGCTGCATTGGTTCCAGCATTCGACCTGGTCCTACATCACCACAGGCTTGCTCTCCTGCCGCAGGGCCCCAGATGTGCATACCACGACGCGCTAACGTAGCGATGTTCTCTTGGGTTGCGATATTGCGATACATCTGTTGATTCATCGCAGGAGAAACAGCAACAGGGGAATCCGTCGCGAGCACGAGCGTGGTAAGTAAATCGTTCCCCATGCCTGCGGACATGCGCGCGATTAAGTCCGCGGTCGCTGGCGCTAATAGCACTAAATCTGCCCATTTGGCCAATTCAATATGGCCCATAGAGGCTTCCGCTGCTGGGTCTAGTAAACTGTCCGAGACAGGACGGCCCGAAACGGCTTGCATGGTTAAAGGGGTAATGAACTCTTTTGCGGCTTTCGTCATTACAACTTGAACTTGCGCTCCTCTCTCTATGAGGCGACGGGTTAGCTCCGCACATTTATACGCGGCAATACCGCCACTGATGCCGAGTAGAATTTTCTTTCCTGCTAGTGTTTGCATGTAAGATCTCCAATTTGATGACCGGATTTTAACACAATTCAAAGTCTGACCGCCCGAGCATATATAACGAGAAGATAATTCACATCAAACTCCAGAGTATTAATCTGACCGAGGAAGGGAAAATTCTCGCCTACCTCACAGACAAGTTGCGCGGAGTTTGCAAGTCTGAAAAGAAAAAGAGGTAGTGGAAACCATGGTGTTGAAAAGTCGAAACAAATTGCTGCTGATAACCCTAATTCCGCTGTTGTTGATCACTACGTTGATCTCAGTGGTGTATTACATCAACAGCAGTAAAAGTTTGGAAGCGGAGCTAGCAAGAGACAGGCAAGAGCTCATCGAAACGAAAAAGAAAGAGTTACAAGCCTACATGATGATGGGCGTTACGGCGATAAAACCGTTATACGACGCGGATGTAAATGGAAGTAATAAAGAGGCAGCAAAAGAAATTCTGAAAGCCATGCGCTTTGAAAGCGATGGTTACTTTTTTGCCTACGACTCTCAAGGTGTGAATACGTTGCACGCCATCAAACCTGCATTAGAGGGTAAAAACCTTTACGACTTAAAAGATGAAAATGGGGTCGCAGTTATTGCGGGCTTGATTGACGCTTCTCAAAAAGGGGATGGGTTCCTCTATTTCTCGTGGCACAAACCGACCATTGACGCACAAGCGCCTAAGTTGGGCTATGCAGAATATCTATCGAAATGGGACTGGGTTTTAGGTACTGGCGTTTATATTGATGACATCGACCAGCAAGTTGCGATGCACAGAGAGTTAAAGACTCAAGAGCTAAAAGAGCATACGTTATCTGCCGTGTTGATTTCCGTTATTGGATTGATCATTACCAGTGTTCTCACCAGTATCGTGGTGTCTAAAGGCATTCAGCCATTACAACATGTCGCGGCTTCATTAAAAGATGTTGCCGCAGGCGGCGGTGACTTAACGGCTCGTTTAAAAGTCGAAAGTCAGGATGAAGTCGGTGAAGTGGCGGCCGCGTTTAATGAGTTTATGGATAAGCTGCACCCACTGATGCAGGACATTCATCGCTCTGCGACGACAGTACAGACCGTTTCTCAAAGCCTGAACACTCAGACCAGCCAAGCGAGCGGTCAAATGCAGGATCACTGTTTAGAGACGGACAAAGTCGTGACGGCAGTGACGCAAATGAGCATGACTGCCAAAGAAGTAGCCAGCAATACTAATGCGACCGCGCAGGCAATTGACGATGCCAACAGTCAAGTCACCGCCGCTCAGCATGAGGTCGAGCAAGCAATAGAAGGCATTACCGAACTCGTGACGGAGATAGACAGCACGTCAGATGCAATTTCTGAGTTGAGTTTACAGACCGAAAAAATAACCAAAGTGCTGGATGTGATTGGCGAGATAGCCGAGCAAACGAATTTGTTGGCCCTAAATGCGGCGATTGAAGCGGCTAGAGCCGGTGAGCAAGGTCGAGGGTTTGCCGTCGTTGCGGATGAAGTGCGCTCGTTAGCCAGTCGTACGCAAAATAGTACTCATGAAATTGGCGACATGCTCAAGCAGCTACAAAATGGTGTATCAAGAGCGGTCAGTACGATGTCGGTGAGCCAAAAACGAGGTGTCAAAACGGCGGAAGAATCTGCGCTCATTCAGCAATCTCTTTCTGGTGTTCATCATTCTATCGGAACAATTCGAGATATGGGTATTCAAACCGCGTCTGCCGCAGAAGAACAAAGCGCGGTTGCAGAAGACATCAACCAAAACTTAGTGGCTATTCAACAGATCGTGAACAACATTAATGAGACGTTGCAGCATGCCGAGTCAATCAGCACGCAGCTATCACAGTCTGGAACGGAAATTCACGGCTTGGTTGGCAACTTTAAACTCTGATGAACTGTTAAGTTGCATGGAAAGCACTGATGGTACGAAGAAAGCGAAAGTCATACTCGACTTTCGCTTTTTGTTTTGTGGAATAGGGACACTTTCCATATAAAGAGACATCAGATGATACTGAAAGCTTTGCCAAATGAGTCCATGCCCAGAGAGAAGCTACTGCAACGAGGGCCGCAAGCTTTGACCGATGCCGAACTGCTGGCCATCTTCTTGCGCACAGGCACCCGCGGAATGAACGTGATTGAGCTTGCAGACTTCCTTATTCAAGACTTTGGTTCGCTCAGACAACTATTTTCAGCATCAGAAGAAGAGTTTTGTCGTCACAAAGGATTAGGGCAAGCCAAGTATGTTCAATTGCAAGCGGTACTAGAAATGACACAACGTTACTTGGCGGAGACGCTAAAGCGTGGTGATGCCTTAACCAGTCCCGACCAAACTAAGTTATATCTGTCTTCTATTTTAAGGGATCGGCAAAGAGAGGCTTTTTATATTCTTTTTCTCGATAACCAGCACCGAGTGATAAAAGATGAAATTTTATTTGAAGGAACGTTGGATGCAGCGTCGGTGTATCCGAGAGAAGTCGTCAAGCGTGCTCTGCATCATAACGCGGCGGCTTTGATTTTGGCGCACAATCATCCTTCAGGCGTCGCTGAGCCGAGCCAAGCTGACAGAAGGATTACAAGGCGTCTCATCGACGCATTAGCATTGGTGGATATTCGTATTTTGGACCATTTCGTCATCGGAGATGGGGAAAGTGTCTCTTTTGCTGAAAGAGGCTGGATATAACTGTGCGTTTTTTAGGTTGTTAGTTGCTAAAAATCTGCTATCATCCACGCCACTAAATTTTTAACTGAATTCAGCTTGGACTGCTAAAAAAATCTGCTGTCTAAAAAAAGATCACGAAAACCTGTAAAAAGGATCTGTTCGGGTCTTGAGCAATGCATATCAAGTTAGTATAATGCGCGACCTTTGATAGCCTTGTATGGATTTTCCATAGCGGTTCTTAACCTCTAACTTCTTTTCGAGAGATAGAGAGGTTCGGCCACCAAGGTTGATATCGAGCTGAAACGATTTTGGAGAAGACATTCATGTCACGAGTATGCCAAGTAACTGGTAAGCGTCCAGTAACGGGTAACAACCGTTCACACGCACGAAATGCTACTAAGCGTCGTTTTCTGCCGAACCTACAAACTCATCGTTTCTGGGTAGAGAGCGAAAAACGTTTTGTTAAACTACGTCTATCTGCTAAAGGTATGCGCATCATCGACAAGAAAGGTATTGATACTGTTCTTGCAGACATGCGTGCACGTGGCGAAAACGTTTAAGAGGAAATAAGCAATGGCAAAGAAAGGCGTTCGTGAGAAAATCCGTCTAGTATCTTCTGCAGGTACAGGCCACTTCTACACAACTGATAAGAACAAGCGTAACATGCCAGGCAAATTTGAGATCAAAAAGTTTGATCCAGTAGTTCGCCAGCACGTTATGTACAAAGAAGCAAAAATCAAATAATTGGTTTCAGTCTCTTTGATGAATTGAAAAACCCAACTTTCGAGTTGGGTTTTTTATTACCTGAATAAAAGTGCTGAAGATAAAGTGTTCAGTACGTCATCGGATTATAAAGTACTGCTGAAGTTATTTTACTGGTCCGACTCTATACTCGAATTTTTGATTGATCGCTCTCTGCCGCTTCGTTACCACTTCCCTACACACTTGCACACCGTTGTTCTAGTCAAGCTCAATACTCTTTGGTAGTTTACTCATAACGATAAGAGAGTAGAGATGGTTATGCGTGTGAGTCCGGCTCGTCGCCGCCGATGGAACAATATTCTTATTCTGGGCATTATCGCGTTTATAGTGATCTTAAATGCGCCGATGTGGATCAAAACTTACCTATTAACAGACCAAGCAGACCCTTACCCAAATGTACTTCGCTCCGACTATACGGTGGAGTCTTTGTACTATAGTGGCTGGGAGTTTGAACTGCATGATGGACGATGGCAATCCAACATCAAAGTTGATGCACCGATCAGTGAACTTGTATCACGCTGGCAATCATTGGAAGGGACCGAGCTCACCTCAGAACAGTACGATCATTTAAAACCTAACCTGACGGTACCTGAAACGGTAGAAGTTTGGTATCAGGATCTCGAAGAGCCGCAGCGGGTGACTTTCTTTCGTTTACCTGATTTTTGGCTATTTAAAACCTGGCAAGACAAATGGGTCGCTATCTCCGTCGATGAAAACTACCTTATGCCAGAGTAGAGCCTTTTTGCGCCTATACCCCTAATAAGCTTCCCTATTTATCGTTTTTCTTTTCGATTATGCTAGCAGCGAGAACTATTAGCCGGTGAATTGGAGAATCTAATGCCTGAGTTGCCAGAAGTTGAAGTGAGCCGTATGGGGATTAGCCCCCACATGGTTGGACAAACGATCCTGTCGTTTACTTTTCGAACGCCTAAATTGCGCTGGGATATTCCTACAGAGCTTAAAAAATTGGAAGGGCAGGTGATCCGTGCGATTAGCCGTCGTGCGAAATACTTACTGATCGAGACAAACACAGGTACAGCCATTGTTCACTTGGGCATGTCTGGGTCTTTACGTGTCCTAGATGCTGACTTTCCGCCAGCAAAGCACGATCATGTGGATCTCAAACTAAGCAGTGGAAAAATACTGCGTTATAACGATCCGCGTCGTTTTGGGGCATGGCTGTGGTGTGCTCCTGGCGAGTCACATGCTGTGCTAGCAAACATGGGGCCTGAGCCTTTAACTGAAGAGTTCAATGCGGAATATGTAGCGGAGAAAGCTAAAAATAAGCGTGTCGCCGTCAAGCAGTTCATCATGGACAACAAAGTCGTGGTTGGTGTTGGGAACATCTACGCGAATGAGTCGTTGTTTAAATCTCGAATTCACCCTTCAAGGCCCGCAGGTAAGTTGACTTCTCAAGAGTGGAGGTTACTTGTTGAAAATATCAAAATGACACTTGAGATTGCCATTACGCAAGGTGGGACTACTCTGAAAGATTTTGCGCAAGCCGATGGAAAGCCGGGTTACTTTGCACAAGAGTTATTGGTTTACGGAAAAGCAGGAGAGCCATGCCCAGAGTGCGGCGAACGACTTCAAGAGCTAAAGATTGGCCAACGTAATACCTTCTTTTGTAGTGAGTGTCAGAAGTAAGTCGAGCTATTATCGAGCTTAAGTTGTTGTAATCTTGCGTTCGAGCCTCAATAATTCAATCAGTTTCGAATAACTTAGTAAATTATATGAAAGTCATTTATCCGGGCACTTTTGATCCAGTGACTAATGGTCACCTCAATCTAATTGAACGTACTCACGAAATGTTTGATGAGGTTGTGATTGGCGTAGCCGCAAGCCCATCGAAGAACACTATGTTTTCATTGGAAGAGCGCGTTGCACTGATGCAGGACGTTGTAGCGCATTTACCTGGTGTGACGGTAAAGGGGTTCTCCGGGTTATTAGTGGATTTCGCGAGAAATGAGAAAGCTAAGGTTCTTATTCGTGGTTTACGAACAACGGTAGACTTTGAATACGAGTTTGGACTGACCAACATGTACCGAAAGCTATTACCAGGAATCGAGAGCGTATTTTTAACTCCTGAAGAAGAGTTTGCGTTTTTATCGTCGACTATCGTGAGAGAAGTAGCGATTCATGGCGGAAGTATCGAACAATTCGTTCCCAAGCCAGTAGCCATCGCGATTGGGGAAAAACTCAATGAAAGACAGTAAGTTCCCTTATTATTTCTCAAACGCTCTCTCGATACTTATCCCTCGCTTTGTATATCGAGCACAAGCCAAGCGTTTACTTTCGAATCTGACCGAGGCAGAGCTGCAACGCTGTCTTGAGCGGGTGAACTATTACAATAAGTGTGAAACGCCGTTTTCAGTCGATAGCCGAGAACAAAGTTACTCGACCATCGATACATTCAAAAAAACGAAAGGCTGGACGTATTTTTTCGATCTTCGCCAAGTTGTACGCTATTTCCCTTCCAGTTTTGCGTTTAACTACATCAACGGCGATGTTACACACATCCCCAATGTACCGAGCTTTATAAAAAGCCGCCCTATTTTTGGTAACAACCAAAATTCAGTGGTGTTGAAACTTAATCAAGTTCGTCATTTTAAATTTATTGACGATCCTGTTCGCTATCAAGATAAAAAGGACATGGTAGCGTGGCGCGGCGTGGGTTTTCAGCCGCATCGTAAAAAGGTGATTCATGCGTTTTACAACCATCCGCAATGCAATATTGGCCAGACCCGCCCGGTAGAAGGGAAACCATGGGAAAAGGGCTTTATGAGTATTGAAGAGCAACTGCAGTATAAGTTTTTGCTCTGTATAGAAGGCAATGATGTGGCCACCAACCTTAAGTGGGCTATGTCGTCTAACTCCTTGGTTATTATGTCAAAGCCAAAATATGAGACTTGGTTTATGGAAGGTAAGTTAGAGGCAGGCGTCCACTATGTTGAAGTGAAGGATGACTATTCGGATTTGCCCGAAAAGATGGATTATTACCTAGCGAATGAGCAAGAAGCATTAGCGATCATTGAAAATGCGCACCAGTGGGTTGAGCAGTTCAAAGATAAACGTAAAGAGCGTTTGATCTCATTGATGGTTGCCGATAAGTACTTCGCTTTATCTCAGCAACAATAAAAAAGGGGCGAAACGCCCCTTTTTTATAATCTTAAGCTTCTAGAAATTGATCAACACCATTCTCACAGCGTTTAAGCTTGTTTTTAATGGTGTTTTCTAAAATCTCGTCATTTTGTCCGAGTGACGCGCGAGAGTTTTCTACGTGGTACAAGTGGTAGCCTACACCTGCGAATTTTAGGTAAAGACGTGACTTACCCGCATTCAACATGCGATGAACAAACTCGCTGTCTTCGCGTCCCCATCCAACAAAATCTTGGTTGAAGCCATTCACCTCGATGACATCTTGTCGCCAAAACGCCATGTTGCAACCGCGAGTGGCTTTATCGTTATTGCGCTCGTAAGAGAACCATTTCGATAGCAAAGCGTTGGTGATGCAGTTTTTACGATTGCGAATGCCTTTGCTGAAGATAGAAGGCACTAAGCCGTTTTCCATGATGGCCTTGCTGCAGCTTTCATCCGTTAACACACGTCCGCCCTGCACAAACCAATTTGGTTTTGCGACTTGCTTATGTGATTCAATAAACGTTTGGGACAGCACCATGTCGCCATCAATCATGATGAGGTAGTCACCTGATGCTTTGGCGATCGCGCGGTTGCGGCTCATTGAAAGTTGAAAGCCATTATCTTCGTGCCAGCTATGAATAAGTGGTACTGGAAAGCCGTCACGCAGTTGGTCAACCATTGCTTTGGTGTCTTCTCGAGAGCCATCATCTGCAACAATTACTTCGTCAGGCAAAACGGTTTGACGTTTCACGCTTTCTAACACCGCTTTTAATGCTTCTTTCCAGTTGTAAGTGGTGATAATTAAAGTCGTTTTCATGATTTTTTTGCCTGTTCACGTAAGTAGAGATCGATATATTTTACAAAAGTAGAGTGCATGCTTAGCCAAGCTAGAATGAAGCCATGCTTGCCATCAAGGAAGCCTCGTTTGAGAACATACATCTTCAAAAAGCTAGCAAGAGCGTGAACGATAGCGGTCGTTAAACCCGCTTTCTTTTTACCTTCACGTTCATCCGTCCAGGCCTTGAGGTAGCCAGTGGTTTTATTGATGTAATGATGAAGGTGCTCGTAAGTGTAGTGATGCAGTCGACCATCCAGTTTTTCAGTTTGATAGTTTTTCTCATCAACTTTTTCATGAACGAGCGAATCATTATATTGTGTATATTCGGTGCGATATAAGCGCACAATCCAGTCTGGAGACCAACCAGAATGGTAGATGAACTTACCAAACGCTGAGCTTAGTCGATTAAGTTTGTATAAAACGTTCGGCTTATTGGCTGATACCGCGTGTAAGATACTTTCTTTTAGCTCTGGAGTGACTTGTTCGTCCGCATCAAGCCACAAAACGTAGTCTGCCGTAACGTATTGCTGCGCCAGTTGGCGCTGTTTACCGAATCCTGGCCAATCTAGGTTGGTGTAAAACTTATCTGTGTATTGTCGGGCGATTTCTTCAGTGCGATCAGTGCTGCCCGAGTCTAGAAGGACAATCTCATCGACCCAATCTTTTACTGTGTCTAGACAAGCTTGTAAGTGCTTCTCTTCATTTTTTACAATTAAGGCAACGGCTAAGGTTGGTTTGGACAAGGTCATTTCCTTCTTAACAAATCAAGACAGTAAGTTTACTGGTATTGAGGATACAAATCTTCTAAGACTTGATCGAACATGCTCATTACTTGAGTGCTGGTAATGCGGTTCATTGCCGTTTCATCTTTAGCGCGAGTTCGCCAGCTTAACTCGTGACTGTTTTTACCTGTTTCCGCAAAGATCGTTTCTTCATACACTGAGACAACGTATTTTAGATAACGGTAAGGTCCCACTCGCAGCGGATTATGGTGTGCATAGAGCCCGATGATTGGTGTTTTCATTGCATTCGCCATGTGTGCTGGTCCGGTATCGGGGGCGATGACCATTTCAACCTTATCTATTAACGCAAGCATTTGCAGAATTGAACTTTGTCCAACTAAATTTAGACACGGTTCTTCCAAGCGAGATTGAATGGCCTCTGCCAGATCCAATTCTACCTGAGCAGGGCTGCCTGCCAGAATCACGTTCCAGCCTTTTGCTCTGGCGTGATGAATCACATCCACATAACCTTCCGCGTTCCAGTTTTTATAAGCTTTGCTCGCACCAGGCACAATCAGCAGGTTAGGTTTACTACGAGAAATATGAGACTCTGCCCAAGCTTGATCGTGGTCTGAATAAGAAAGTACCCAGTCTAGTCCTGCCTTTGGTACCCCAATTTGATGGGCAAAGGCCATTAAGCCATCTGCGACATGCAGAGATTGCGGGGAAGGCACTTTGACATTGGTAAATAGTGTTTGAAAGTCCTGGCTTCTATCAGAAGAGAAACCAAGTTTGTATTTTGCTTTAATGCCCAACGTTGCGACACTCGCTCGAATCGCGTACTGCATATGCAATAGCGCATCAAACTCTCTGCCTTTCAGCTGTCGCCAAAGTGATTTGTAGCCATCAAGTCCCGCTTTTTTATCAAAAACAATCACTTCTACACCATCGATGGCGGCTAATAACTGGGCTTCAAGTTTACCCGTTATCCAAGTAATCTGGGTCGAAGGCCAGTGTTTCTGAATAGCTTGAATGCTGGCGATAGTATTGCAAACGTCTCCGATAGCGGACAAACGCAAGACGCATAGTGACGATGGGGCAGAAGTGAACATAATTATTGTCTGATTCGATGAATAGAGGCAGGTAAATTATGCAGACATCCCCAATAAATGTAAAATACACGGCTCGAATATAGCTAAGTACTGATAAGTGTTCTGCAATGTCAAAGACAACACCACATCAATCGCAAGAATCTGGCAAGCCGGGTAACACCGGGCTAAAGCGTATCGTTAAAGCGACGGGTTATTCGATCCAAGGATTAAAAGCGGCTTTTAAGCATGAAGCTGCAATTCGACAAGAGTTGGCTCTTTTGAGTATTGCTGTGATTTTGGCTTGGCTAGTGGATGTCGGCATGGTTGAGCGTATCTTAATGATCGGGGTCGTGGTATTAGTCTTGATTGTAGAGCTTGTAAACTCAGCGATTGAGGCGGTAGTGGATCGTATCGGTATTGAACGGCATGAACTCAGTGGTCGAGCTAAAGATATAGGCTCTGCTGCCGTTATGGTTGCTTTGGCGTTTGCTGCATTTACTTGGTTGTATATATTAGCCAGCCGGTATTTAGGCTAGAGGGTGAGCGTATGACTCAACAGTATAAAAACAACAACCAAGTGATCTGGTTTGATGACGAGACCAT encodes:
- a CDS encoding glycosyl transferase family 90, with the translated sequence MKDSKFPYYFSNALSILIPRFVYRAQAKRLLSNLTEAELQRCLERVNYYNKCETPFSVDSREQSYSTIDTFKKTKGWTYFFDLRQVVRYFPSSFAFNYINGDVTHIPNVPSFIKSRPIFGNNQNSVVLKLNQVRHFKFIDDPVRYQDKKDMVAWRGVGFQPHRKKVIHAFYNHPQCNIGQTRPVEGKPWEKGFMSIEEQLQYKFLLCIEGNDVATNLKWAMSSNSLVIMSKPKYETWFMEGKLEAGVHYVEVKDDYSDLPEKMDYYLANEQEALAIIENAHQWVEQFKDKRKERLISLMVADKYFALSQQQ
- a CDS encoding methyl-accepting chemotaxis protein; the encoded protein is MVLKSRNKLLLITLIPLLLITTLISVVYYINSSKSLEAELARDRQELIETKKKELQAYMMMGVTAIKPLYDADVNGSNKEAAKEILKAMRFESDGYFFAYDSQGVNTLHAIKPALEGKNLYDLKDENGVAVIAGLIDASQKGDGFLYFSWHKPTIDAQAPKLGYAEYLSKWDWVLGTGVYIDDIDQQVAMHRELKTQELKEHTLSAVLISVIGLIITSVLTSIVVSKGIQPLQHVAASLKDVAAGGGDLTARLKVESQDEVGEVAAAFNEFMDKLHPLMQDIHRSATTVQTVSQSLNTQTSQASGQMQDHCLETDKVVTAVTQMSMTAKEVASNTNATAQAIDDANSQVTAAQHEVEQAIEGITELVTEIDSTSDAISELSLQTEKITKVLDVIGEIAEQTNLLALNAAIEAARAGEQGRGFAVVADEVRSLASRTQNSTHEIGDMLKQLQNGVSRAVSTMSVSQKRGVKTAEESALIQQSLSGVHHSIGTIRDMGIQTASAAEEQSAVAEDINQNLVAIQQIVNNINETLQHAESISTQLSQSGTEIHGLVGNFKL
- the slmA gene encoding nucleoid occlusion factor SlmA; protein product: MAGSKKSNRREEILQALAEMLESTDGASRITTAKLAKQVGVSEAALYRHFPSKARMFEGLIEFIEEALMTRINRILDDEKDTLERIRMVMHLILAFSERNPGLTRILSGHALMFENERLRERINQLFERIETQLRQILRERKIREGKSFPVEERILAAQILGQVEGSLNRFVRSDFKYQPTANFDEYWALLSAQIK
- the radC gene encoding RadC family protein, which codes for MILKALPNESMPREKLLQRGPQALTDAELLAIFLRTGTRGMNVIELADFLIQDFGSLRQLFSASEEEFCRHKGLGQAKYVQLQAVLEMTQRYLAETLKRGDALTSPDQTKLYLSSILRDRQREAFYILFLDNQHRVIKDEILFEGTLDAASVYPREVVKRALHHNAAALILAHNHPSGVAEPSQADRRITRRLIDALALVDIRILDHFVIGDGESVSFAERGWI
- the rpmB gene encoding 50S ribosomal protein L28; translation: MSRVCQVTGKRPVTGNNRSHARNATKRRFLPNLQTHRFWVESEKRFVKLRLSAKGMRIIDKKGIDTVLADMRARGENV
- the rpmG gene encoding 50S ribosomal protein L33; this translates as MAKKGVREKIRLVSSAGTGHFYTTDKNKRNMPGKFEIKKFDPVVRQHVMYKEAKIK
- a CDS encoding glycosyltransferase family 2 protein gives rise to the protein MKTTLIITTYNWKEALKAVLESVKRQTVLPDEVIVADDGSREDTKAMVDQLRDGFPVPLIHSWHEDNGFQLSMSRNRAIAKASGDYLIMIDGDMVLSQTFIESHKQVAKPNWFVQGGRVLTDESCSKAIMENGLVPSIFSKGIRNRKNCITNALLSKWFSYERNNDKATRGCNMAFWRQDVIEVNGFNQDFVGWGREDSEFVHRMLNAGKSRLYLKFAGVGYHLYHVENSRASLGQNDEILENTIKNKLKRCENGVDQFLEA
- the mutM gene encoding bifunctional DNA-formamidopyrimidine glycosylase/DNA-(apurinic or apyrimidinic site) lyase — its product is MPELPEVEVSRMGISPHMVGQTILSFTFRTPKLRWDIPTELKKLEGQVIRAISRRAKYLLIETNTGTAIVHLGMSGSLRVLDADFPPAKHDHVDLKLSSGKILRYNDPRRFGAWLWCAPGESHAVLANMGPEPLTEEFNAEYVAEKAKNKRVAVKQFIMDNKVVVGVGNIYANESLFKSRIHPSRPAGKLTSQEWRLLVENIKMTLEIAITQGGTTLKDFAQADGKPGYFAQELLVYGKAGEPCPECGERLQELKIGQRNTFFCSECQK
- a CDS encoding glycosyltransferase family 9 protein; the encoded protein is MFTSAPSSLCVLRLSAIGDVCNTIASIQAIQKHWPSTQITWITGKLEAQLLAAIDGVEVIVFDKKAGLDGYKSLWRQLKGREFDALLHMQYAIRASVATLGIKAKYKLGFSSDRSQDFQTLFTNVKVPSPQSLHVADGLMAFAHQIGVPKAGLDWVLSYSDHDQAWAESHISRSKPNLLIVPGASKAYKNWNAEGYVDVIHHARAKGWNVILAGSPAQVELDLAEAIQSRLEEPCLNLVGQSSILQMLALIDKVEMVIAPDTGPAHMANAMKTPIIGLYAHHNPLRVGPYRYLKYVVSVYEETIFAETGKNSHELSWRTRAKDETAMNRITSTQVMSMFDQVLEDLYPQYQ
- the coaBC gene encoding bifunctional phosphopantothenoylcysteine decarboxylase/phosphopantothenate--cysteine ligase CoaBC: MQTLAGKKILLGISGGIAAYKCAELTRRLIERGAQVQVVMTKAAKEFITPLTMQAVSGRPVSDSLLDPAAEASMGHIELAKWADLVLLAPATADLIARMSAGMGNDLLTTLVLATDSPVAVSPAMNQQMYRNIATQENIATLARRGMHIWGPAAGEQACGDVGPGRMLEPMQLVHLCEQFFQPKLLEGKSILITAGPTREAIDPVRYITNHSSGKMGYALASAAAQMGAKVTLVSGPVSLNTPVGVERINVSSAQEMHEAVMTHANQHDAFISCAAVADYRPQTIASQKLKKTEDNDEMVINMVKNPDIVASVAAMTEKRPFTVGFAAETNDVETYARGKLTKKNLDMICANDVSVAGQGFNSNDNAITLYWPEGELALALESKEALSFKILEKMHQLM
- a CDS encoding glycosyltransferase family 2 protein → MSKPTLAVALIVKNEEKHLQACLDTVKDWVDEIVLLDSGSTDRTEEIARQYTDKFYTNLDWPGFGKQRQLAQQYVTADYVLWLDADEQVTPELKESILHAVSANKPNVLYKLNRLSSAFGKFIYHSGWSPDWIVRLYRTEYTQYNDSLVHEKVDEKNYQTEKLDGRLHHYTYEHLHHYINKTTGYLKAWTDEREGKKKAGLTTAIVHALASFLKMYVLKRGFLDGKHGFILAWLSMHSTFVKYIDLYLREQAKKS
- a CDS encoding diacylglycerol kinase gives rise to the protein MSKTTPHQSQESGKPGNTGLKRIVKATGYSIQGLKAAFKHEAAIRQELALLSIAVILAWLVDVGMVERILMIGVVVLVLIVELVNSAIEAVVDRIGIERHELSGRAKDIGSAAVMVALAFAAFTWLYILASRYLG
- the coaD gene encoding pantetheine-phosphate adenylyltransferase, producing MKVIYPGTFDPVTNGHLNLIERTHEMFDEVVIGVAASPSKNTMFSLEERVALMQDVVAHLPGVTVKGFSGLLVDFARNEKAKVLIRGLRTTVDFEYEFGLTNMYRKLLPGIESVFLTPEEEFAFLSSTIVREVAIHGGSIEQFVPKPVAIAIGEKLNERQ